One Halalkalicoccus sp. NIPERK01 genomic region harbors:
- a CDS encoding ABC transporter ATP-binding protein — protein sequence MTTVLETERLRKQFGDLVAVDDVSLAIEEDDVTSIIGPNGAGKTTFYNLLTGVLAPTAGSIRLRTDGELRDITDAPPHEVARSGLSRSYQITNVFDGLTVRENVQVARIAHDGRTFDLRSRTAADEALNEDVDGLLELTNLAELAETRCDELSHGEKRNVEIALALAIEPTVFLLDEPTAGMNPTETREVVSLIRRLNDDIDATFVVTEHDMDVVTGVSDRIVVLAEGAVLADGEPREVLSDERVTEAYLGSETV from the coding sequence ATGACGACCGTCCTCGAGACCGAACGGCTCCGCAAGCAGTTCGGGGACCTGGTCGCCGTCGACGACGTCTCGCTCGCCATCGAGGAGGACGACGTCACCAGCATCATCGGCCCGAACGGCGCGGGCAAGACGACGTTCTACAACCTGCTGACTGGCGTCCTCGCGCCGACGGCGGGGTCGATCCGCCTCCGAACGGACGGCGAACTCCGGGACATCACCGACGCCCCGCCCCACGAGGTCGCGCGGAGCGGACTCTCCCGATCGTACCAGATCACGAACGTGTTCGACGGGTTGACCGTCCGAGAGAACGTGCAGGTGGCCCGAATCGCCCACGACGGGCGGACGTTCGACCTCCGATCGCGGACGGCGGCCGACGAGGCGCTCAACGAGGACGTCGACGGGTTGCTCGAACTCACCAACCTCGCGGAGTTGGCGGAGACGCGCTGTGACGAACTCAGCCACGGCGAGAAACGCAACGTCGAGATCGCGCTGGCGCTCGCGATCGAGCCGACGGTCTTCCTGCTCGACGAGCCGACCGCGGGGATGAACCCGACCGAGACGCGGGAGGTCGTCTCGCTCATCAGACGGCTGAACGACGACATCGACGCGACGTTCGTCGTCACGGAACACGACATGGACGTCGTCACCGGCGTCTCCGACCGGATCGTCGTCCTCGCGGAGGGGGCCGTGTTGGCCGACGGAGAGCCCCGGGAGGTACTGTCGGACGAACGCGTGACGGAGGCCTATCTCGGGAGTGAGACCGTATGA
- a CDS encoding ABC transporter ATP-binding protein, with product MTVLELTDVDTYYGNSHVLHGVSLDLAEGEVVALLGRNGAGKTTTMRSIMGVTPPRRGTITYRGEGLVGLSPNEINARGIGLVPEDRRVFPTLTVHENVVLAHKLAADPRPVEEMYDLFPVLDDLRTSRARNLSGGEQQMLSVARALVQRPSLLLLDEPTEGLAPVIVDDLQAMLHDVVSQDVTVLLSEQNVHFAFDLATRGYVIDTGSIVFEGSIEDLRERDDLLEQYLAVTPEEVA from the coding sequence ATGACCGTCCTCGAACTGACCGACGTCGACACGTACTACGGGAACAGCCACGTCCTCCACGGCGTCTCGCTCGACCTCGCGGAGGGCGAGGTCGTGGCGCTGCTCGGACGCAACGGGGCCGGGAAGACGACGACGATGCGCTCGATCATGGGCGTGACGCCCCCGCGGCGGGGCACCATCACCTACCGTGGCGAGGGCCTCGTCGGCCTGTCGCCGAACGAGATCAACGCTCGCGGGATCGGGCTGGTTCCCGAGGACCGCCGCGTGTTCCCGACGCTGACCGTCCACGAGAACGTCGTCCTCGCGCACAAACTCGCGGCCGACCCGCGTCCGGTCGAGGAGATGTACGACCTGTTCCCGGTCCTCGACGACCTCCGGACGAGTCGGGCACGGAACCTGAGCGGCGGCGAACAGCAGATGCTCTCGGTCGCCCGCGCGCTCGTCCAACGGCCGTCGCTGTTGTTGCTCGACGAACCGACCGAGGGGCTCGCCCCGGTCATCGTCGACGACCTCCAGGCGATGCTTCACGACGTCGTCTCGCAGGACGTGACCGTGTTGCTGTCCGAACAGAACGTACACTTCGCGTTCGATCTGGCGACCCGCGGGTACGTCATCGATACAGGGTCGATCGTCTTCGAGGGGTCGATCGAGGACCTCCGGGAGCGCGACGACCTCCTCGAACAGTACCTCGCCGTCACCCCGGAGGAGGTGGCCTGA
- a CDS encoding mechanosensitive ion channel domain-containing protein codes for MQVSVLREPLVLALAVFVGVVVLGYVFGQLMKQVLTAIGVGELVEGTAFERTAQGLGSSTVSVVSRLSSWFLYGVGLMLALYVAGVLDVSELFAEVTWLLPRAFIALFVVIAGIVAGDKVDVLIDERLRGVKFPEVGLVGTVAKYSVIYVAVLIAMGQLGIATNALLVLLAVYVFGLVFLIGVAGRDLLASGAAGLYLFLNQPYGIGDRVTIGERTGVVQEVELFVTRIEDDGTEYIVPNRAVFEEGASRSRD; via the coding sequence ATGCAGGTATCGGTCCTGCGCGAACCGCTGGTTCTCGCACTGGCCGTGTTCGTCGGGGTCGTCGTCCTCGGGTACGTCTTCGGTCAGCTGATGAAACAGGTCCTGACGGCGATCGGCGTCGGCGAACTCGTCGAGGGGACCGCCTTCGAGCGCACCGCCCAGGGGCTGGGTAGCTCGACCGTCTCGGTCGTCTCGCGGCTGAGTTCGTGGTTCCTCTACGGCGTCGGCCTCATGCTCGCGCTCTACGTCGCGGGCGTGCTCGACGTGAGCGAGCTGTTCGCCGAAGTCACCTGGCTGCTCCCGCGGGCGTTCATCGCGCTGTTCGTGGTCATCGCCGGCATCGTCGCCGGCGACAAGGTCGACGTGCTGATCGACGAGCGCCTTCGAGGGGTGAAGTTCCCCGAGGTCGGCCTCGTCGGCACGGTCGCCAAGTACAGCGTCATCTACGTCGCGGTCCTCATCGCCATGGGCCAACTCGGTATCGCCACCAACGCCCTGCTCGTCCTGCTCGCGGTCTACGTCTTCGGACTGGTCTTCCTCATCGGGGTCGCGGGCCGAGACCTGCTGGCCTCGGGCGCGGCCGGGCTGTACCTGTTCTTGAACCAGCCCTACGGGATCGGCGACCGGGTGACGATCGGCGAGCGAACCGGCGTCGTCCAGGAGGTCGAACTGTTCGTCACCCGGATCGAGGACGACGGCACCGAGTACATCGTTCCCAATAGAGCGGTCTTCGAGGAGGGCGCGAGTCGGTCGCGCGACTAG
- a CDS encoding branched-chain amino acid ABC transporter permease, with protein MSTQDESTGSRIGAFGREAVRNGWTRERFVLLGLLGLVVVSFGPPFQVYLFTEFLIIALFALAFNLLYGYTGLLSFGHALFYAGGSYGFAIVLRDAGPSIVDAVGSGLAPLVTFAVGGVVGVLVVVLLAVPVGWLSVRLEEIYFALITLAFGMLGYSVIIQDPGGLTNGTDGVIVLLGIAEVAGAEVMLGDRRTYYYLTATVVIASIYAIWRVVHSPFGTICKSIRESPDRAAALGVDVTRHRWMTFVISAAFVAVAGVLTAGLSSVASPYHSHWTTSAIPVVATVIGGATYFAGPVVGAFVYLYVRWGISRYPALEAYWEFFFGVMLIVVVLYFKQGAAGGLVLVHAWLLEARSEYERGGAGAVATFARESIAARLRAARERVTSSGDAPEGGTR; from the coding sequence ATGAGCACGCAGGACGAATCCACCGGCTCCCGGATCGGCGCGTTCGGGCGGGAGGCCGTCCGCAACGGCTGGACCAGGGAGCGGTTCGTCCTCCTGGGCCTGCTCGGTCTGGTGGTGGTGTCGTTCGGGCCGCCGTTCCAGGTCTATCTGTTCACCGAGTTCCTGATAATCGCGCTGTTCGCCCTCGCGTTCAACCTGCTGTACGGCTACACCGGGTTGCTCTCGTTCGGCCACGCGCTGTTCTACGCGGGCGGGTCGTACGGGTTCGCGATCGTCCTGCGGGACGCCGGGCCGTCCATCGTCGACGCCGTCGGCAGCGGCCTCGCACCACTGGTAACGTTCGCCGTCGGCGGGGTCGTGGGCGTGCTCGTCGTCGTCCTGCTTGCGGTCCCGGTCGGCTGGCTGTCCGTCCGCCTCGAGGAGATCTACTTCGCGTTGATCACGCTCGCGTTCGGGATGCTCGGCTACTCCGTTATCATCCAGGACCCCGGCGGGTTGACCAACGGGACCGACGGCGTCATCGTCCTCCTCGGCATCGCCGAGGTCGCCGGGGCCGAGGTCATGCTCGGCGATCGCCGGACGTACTACTACCTGACGGCGACGGTCGTGATCGCCTCGATCTACGCGATCTGGCGGGTCGTCCACTCGCCGTTCGGGACGATCTGCAAGTCGATCCGCGAGAGCCCGGACCGGGCGGCCGCCCTCGGCGTCGACGTCACCCGCCACCGCTGGATGACGTTCGTCATCTCGGCGGCCTTCGTCGCCGTCGCGGGCGTGCTGACGGCCGGTCTCTCCAGCGTCGCCTCGCCCTATCACTCCCACTGGACGACGAGCGCGATCCCCGTCGTCGCCACCGTCATCGGTGGCGCGACCTACTTCGCCGGACCCGTCGTCGGCGCGTTCGTCTACCTCTACGTCCGGTGGGGGATCAGCCGCTATCCCGCCCTCGAGGCCTACTGGGAGTTCTTCTTCGGCGTCATGCTCATCGTCGTCGTGCTCTACTTCAAGCAGGGGGCCGCCGGCGGCCTGGTCCTGGTTCACGCCTGGCTCCTCGAAGCGCGTTCGGAGTACGAACGCGGCGGCGCGGGCGCCGTGGCAACGTTCGCCCGCGAGTCGATCGCCGCGAGGCTCCGGGCGGCGCGAGAGCGCGTCACCTCGAGCGGGGACGCCCCCGAGGGAGGGACGCGATGA
- the dacZ gene encoding diadenylate cyclase DacZ, whose product MDIVSELLSGIVENADAVALFSPTGSLYDRFVESETDLDVIVVDTENAVDAGTFVEIPLDFSDIEDLVRFGIGAAVGDGYVEEGDVVVCATSVFEDEIDTVSRVRAEESVHSELYDLFVNSRAEPGVIRSVLEVAIDLGKKGQKGKPVGALFVVGDAGNVMNKSRPLSYNPFEKSHVHVGDPIVNVMLKEFSRLDGAFVISDSGKIVSAYRYLEPDAKGIDIPKGLGARHMAGGAITRDTNATSIVLSESDGLVRAFKGGKLVLEIDPEEY is encoded by the coding sequence ATGGACATCGTCTCCGAGTTGCTCTCCGGTATCGTCGAGAATGCCGATGCGGTCGCGCTCTTTTCGCCCACGGGATCGCTGTACGATCGGTTCGTCGAAAGCGAGACCGACCTCGACGTGATCGTCGTCGATACCGAGAACGCGGTCGACGCGGGCACGTTCGTCGAGATCCCGCTCGATTTCTCGGACATCGAGGACCTCGTCCGGTTCGGGATCGGCGCGGCCGTCGGCGACGGCTACGTCGAGGAGGGCGACGTCGTCGTCTGTGCGACGAGCGTCTTCGAGGACGAGATCGACACCGTCTCGCGGGTGCGCGCCGAGGAGTCGGTCCACTCGGAGCTCTACGACCTGTTCGTCAACTCGCGGGCCGAACCGGGCGTCATCCGGAGCGTCCTCGAGGTCGCGATCGACCTCGGGAAGAAGGGACAGAAGGGAAAGCCGGTGGGCGCGCTGTTCGTTGTCGGCGACGCGGGCAACGTGATGAACAAGTCCCGTCCCCTCTCGTACAACCCCTTCGAGAAGTCCCACGTCCACGTCGGCGACCCGATCGTCAACGTGATGCTCAAGGAGTTCTCGCGGCTCGACGGCGCGTTCGTCATCAGCGACTCGGGCAAGATCGTTTCGGCCTACCGGTATCTCGAACCCGACGCGAAGGGGATCGACATCCCGAAGGGACTGGGCGCGCGCCACATGGCCGGCGGGGCGATCACGCGCGATACGAACGCCACCTCGATCGTCCTCTCCGAGAGCGACGGGCTGGTCCGGGCGTTCAAGGGCGGGAAACTCGTCCTCGAAATCGATCCGGAGGAGTATTGA